One region of Chryseobacterium sp. C-71 genomic DNA includes:
- a CDS encoding methionine ABC transporter ATP-binding protein, translated as MIEIKNITKTFHQKKQSFKALDDVNLSIEKGDIVGIIGFSGAGKSTLIRTVNLLERPDNGQIIINGTDFTKLKSRQLAKERKKIGMIFQHFNLLSSRTVFENIALPLELDNLSKDKIREKVSELLKIVGLEDKAHDYPKSLSGGQKQRVAIARALANDPYLLLCDEATSALDPATTESILQLLRDINHRLGITILLITHEMEVIKAICNHVAVIDKGQLVTKGTLSEIISNKENPIIKQFLNSGVMTIPQELNKKLQKEPQAGLFPLVEIELNEKISVEELLSIIYDQYKIPYKLLKADVEYLGDSNFGKLLLHLKGESEENQKAIYYFNQNNIQNTLKGYA; from the coding sequence ATGATAGAAATCAAAAACATAACAAAGACTTTTCATCAGAAAAAACAGTCTTTTAAAGCTTTAGATGATGTCAATCTCAGCATTGAGAAAGGCGATATCGTAGGAATCATCGGATTTTCGGGAGCCGGAAAAAGCACATTAATCCGCACCGTCAATCTTTTGGAAAGACCTGATAACGGACAAATCATCATCAACGGAACCGATTTCACCAAATTAAAATCAAGACAACTCGCAAAAGAGCGTAAAAAAATCGGAATGATTTTCCAACATTTCAATCTGCTTTCATCGAGAACAGTTTTTGAAAATATCGCACTTCCTCTGGAATTGGACAATTTAAGTAAAGACAAAATCCGTGAAAAGGTCAGCGAACTTTTAAAAATCGTCGGTTTGGAAGATAAAGCTCATGATTATCCTAAAAGTTTATCTGGTGGACAAAAACAAAGGGTTGCCATTGCGAGAGCTTTAGCCAATGATCCTTATCTCCTACTCTGCGACGAAGCGACAAGCGCGCTCGATCCGGCAACCACGGAATCTATTTTGCAGTTGTTGAGAGACATCAACCACCGTTTGGGGATCACGATTTTATTGATCACTCACGAAATGGAAGTCATCAAAGCGATCTGTAACCACGTTGCCGTAATCGATAAAGGACAATTAGTAACAAAAGGGACTTTGAGCGAAATTATTTCTAACAAAGAAAATCCCATCATAAAACAATTTTTAAACTCAGGTGTTATGACTATACCGCAAGAACTCAACAAAAAACTACAGAAAGAGCCGCAAGCCGGACTTTTTCCTTTGGTTGAAATCGAATTAAACGAAAAAATAAGCGTTGAAGAACTGCTTTCAATCATTTACGATCAATATAAAATTCCATACAAACTTCTGAAAGCTGATGTAGAATATTTGGGAGATTCCAATTTTGGGAAACTTCTCCTGCACCTGAAAGGTGAAAGCGAAGAAAACCAAAAAGCCATCTATTATTTTAATCAGAATAACATTCAAAATACTTTAAAAGGTTATGCTTAG